gctggtgaagaattggcttgcaatgtgggagatctgggttggatatctgggttgggaagatgcctggagaaggaatggctacccactccagtactcgtgcctggaaaatcccatggacggaggagcctggtaggctgcagtccatggggtcgctaagagtccaacatgacttagcgatttcactttgacttttcactttcatgcattggaggacatggcaactccctccagtgttcttgcctggagaatcccagggacgggggagcctggtgggctgccgtccatggggtcgctaagagtccaacacgactgaagcgacttagcagcagcagcagcagcagcagcagcacgggaGGAAAGCACTTCTATGGAAACAGTACCATTCCCACATCTTTCCGTGCTTACATAGTAAGCTTATAACTAGAGGGTGAGCATGGGGTACTTTAGCCATGGAATATTAAATGTTTAAGAGGTGGAAAGCTAAGAGGAAAAGTGAATGACCGAATCTCAGTGTGTATGAATGGTTAGTAGCTAGGTGCTACAGTCCTATAAATGACTGGTGGGGTTGCAGTTTCACCAATTTATTAAGAACCAGAGAAGGATGAATATTAGAGTTAGTCAAGATGGCGGGGGTGGGAAGTAAAACACACTCCTGGGGAACTAAACAAATGCTATCACTGGACAACAGATGAACAGTGACAGATACAATTTACTATCTCCATACAAGTCAACGCACATTGGAAAAAATTAAACTGCTTGCAGACCCTGAGAGATTTTGAATTAGTGTTGGGTTGACAGAGAAATTCATCTGAGGTTTCTCCATTACATCTTAACAGAAAACCTggaagaactttttggccaacccaatatatcctGAGAGGCGGAACAAAACCCTTAAATGTCCAACACGGAAAATTCAGTGAGATTGTCTTATCAGTGCTGACTGTTGTCAAATGCTAAGCAAAATATGAGATGCATTTTGAAACAagtgaaaaattattcaaaagatATAATGACATACCACGTACATATTCCTAAGGCTTATGACCACAACACAccaaaaataatacatacatacgTATGATATTCATTTGGCCTTGTTTAGAGCAAACAAATGTCTTCAACTTTATTTTGGTGTCGTGAAACATAATTGAGGATACACTTAGCATTTTGCTATCCCTCTGTGtcataaaataaaatgggaaaagaaaatacaCCGAACCACTGATGTTTAGCATAAACAGGTCTGGAAGAGAGTATATAATCATAATAGAAGGTAGTACGGGATAGCGGCTGTGAGCATAGGCTTTCGAATCAGACACACCAAAGTCCCAATCCCACCTTATCGATAAAAATGCTATCCTTAGCTCGTGAGATTAACCCATTGTGTAGTCTACTAATTCCCAATAAGTGAAGGTTGGAAAAAAATGTAGGCttcctgtcacagataaccacaTAGCTTTTCTAGATCTCAATAGGGCCAACTGAGGTTCTATATTCTTTAATAAATGTTTCTACTGAAACATAACAATATGCATTCTAAAAAGTATACAAATCCAAGCATACAGCTCAATGAATTTTCACAGCATGAAGAGATCTGTGTGGGAGTTTCCTGGTttcctagtggttaggactctgggctttcaaTGCCAcggccagagttcaatccctggtcggggaactgagatcccacgagCTGTGTGGTGCGTcaaacaacccccaccccccgcaaaaATAAAAACCCCTGTGTAACCATTCCCCAAGTCAAATAGAACATTCCCCTTCCCATTCATTATCCTCCTCCTACTCAAAATTAATCACTATTGATTATCATAGATTAGGTTTgtgtttttgaactttatataactGTAATCAAAGAGTATGTAGTCTTTTGTGGCTGACAGCTTTCACTCAATATGGTGTTTGTGAGTTTCCTCCACATTGCTGCCTGTGGTAACTGTTTGTTCGATTTCACAGCTGTGAAGCATTGAATTAACTGAATATACATTATGTATCCGTATTCCTGTTGATTAACATTTACTTGCTGGTTCTCATatgatgctgctgtgaaattTCGTGTACATGATACTGGTGAatctatgtatgtatttatgttggtacggaatttctgggtcatatgttaAACATATATTCAGCTTTAATCAAGATAGAGAAgcaattttccaaagtggctgtaccaacttacactTCCATCGGCAGTATATAAGAATTCCTGCTGTTCCATTTCCTAGCCAACACtttagactttttaaattttagtataaTTCTGTTAGGTGTCATcatttgctgttcagttcagttcagttcagtcgctcagtcgcgtccaactctttgagacctcatgaatcgcagcacgccaggcctccctgtccatcaccaactcccggagttcactcagattcatgtccatcgagtcagtgatgccatccagccatctcatcctcggttgtccccttctcctcctgcccccaatccctcccagcatcagagtcttttccaatgagtcaacttgtcgcatgaggtggccaaagtactggagtttcagctttagcatcattccttccaaagaaatcccagggttgatctccttcagaatggactggttggacctccttgcagtccaagggactctcaagagtcttctccaacaccacagttcaaaagcatcaattcttcagcgctcagccttcttcacagtccaactctcacatccatacatgaccacaggaaaaaccatagccttgactagacggaccttagtcggcaaagtaatgtctctgcttttgaatatgctatctaggttggtcattacttttcttccaaggagtaagcgtcttttaatttcatggctgcagtcaccatctgcagtgattttggagccccccaaaattaagtctgacactgtttccccatctatttcccatgaagtgatgggaccagatgccatgatcttcgttttctgaatgttgagctttaagccaacttttccactctcctctttcactttcatcaagaggctttttaattcctcttcactttctgccataagggtggtgtcatctgcatatctgaggttattgatatttctcccagcaatcttgattccagcttgtgtttcttccagtccagcgtttctcatgatgtactctgcatagaagttaaataaccaaggtgacaatatacagccttgatgtactccatttcctatttggaaccagtctgctgttccatgtccagttctaactgttgcttcctgaactgcatacagatttctcaagaggcaggtcaggtggtctggtattcctacctctcagaattttccacagtttattgtgatccacacagtcaaaggctttggcagagtcaataaagcagaaacagatgtttttctggaactctcttgctttttccatgatccagcagatgttggcagttggttcctctgccttttctaaaaccagcttgaacatcaggaagttcacggttcatgtattgctgaagcctggattggagaattttgagcattactttactagcatgtgagatgagtgcaactgtgttaTTTATTGCTAAGAAGAAATGAGCCATTAAGCCATGAAAAACTGGAAGAATCATAAATGTatagtgcatgcatgcttagttgtgtccaactctttgctaccctatggactttagcctgccaggctcctctgtccatcggattttccaggcaagaatactggagtgagttttcatttccttctccaggggatcttcctgactcagggatcaaacctgtgtctcctgccttgcaggtgggttcattaccactTAAGCTATCAGGGATATTACTGAGAAAAAGGAAACCAATCTAAGAAGAAtacatactgtttgattccaactctgtgacactctagaaaaggcaaaactatgtagatggtaaaaagatcagtggttgccaggtgttagggtggagggagggatgaattggcAGAGTAGAGAAGtgtttagggcagtgaaactattctgctTGAACTATAATGGTGGAACCATGTtattatgcatttgtcaaaacccataaaaCGTACTTCTAGTTTATTTTTCACACAGCATCTCAAGAGATTCTGTTCAAATATATGTCAGATCAAGTCACTCTACTCCTCAAAACTCCAATGGCATCCCACCTCGCGTGGACTCAAAGCCAAAGTCCTTACAATGGACAACAGAGCCCTACAGACTAGATCATCCCCTCACCCTTCAGTATCCTCTGAACCCCTTTCCTGTTGCTCTCCCCTTTCCTCAGCTCACTTTGATGGGTCTCCGTTCTATTTGTCTAAAAAGCAGCAGACAGAGAGAACTtgtactttctttttcctcttttggccatgccaagcAGCATGCagagtttccccaccagggatcgaaccctgtgccccctgcaggggaagcgaggagtcttaaccactggactgccagggaagtcccaagaacctATACTTAAAAGTAGAGTCCACATGACTATAGAAATAGCAGTTCATGAATACTGCATCATATTGAGCTCAGGGTGTTTTGACCCTTCACTAAGGCACTCTGGAAAGAGTTCCCACGctcatttcttaaaaatcacTTAGTCAGCAAGTAGTTCTTGAGAGCCTATCATATTCCAGGCACTGTTGTATATGCATACATCAATGAAGAAAACATACCAACCTGTCTACCTCAGTACCTTCCATCCTGTAGGGGGCGAGAGAGAGAACATGGTTAAGTTAATTGTGAAGCATGTTAGGAAGTgatgatgaaatggaaaaatatagaaCAGCCATGTGGGGCtagaagtgtgtgcatgtgtgtgtaagtgCTGTGTGTGTGGGTAGTTGTACTGTTGCCCCATGCCACAATGTCCCACGTGAGTTTGACATGTTTCTTGGGTTGAGTTTCAATAGAGTGTATCTACTTGCAATATCCTGGCTTCTGACACGATATCCACGTGAATACGCTATTCCAATTCTTCCTGTACTTCCAGCATGACCTGTTCCCGGTATTTATTCTTACTCATCCATTGTTCTAACAGATTCATCTCCCTGCTCTCTGGGCCACTGGTTGAAATTATGGCTGACATGTTATGAATTTGCTGGTGATCTTCTACCACAACCGCTTCTTCCCTTCAGTTTGGTCTTCGCTCTTGTCAACGCCTCAGGCCTGCCAGTAGCAGTCAGTGGCACCCACGTGCATTCCCTCACCCCAGAAGATTGACGAAACTGCCATGGTCAGAGATGAATTACTGACCTGCACGGAATTAGACATGCTGATGCAACTGGTGATTTCCTTAGCAATATGTCCAATTCTAGTTAAAAGCAGTGTATTTGGTGTTATTCTAGTCCATCACTGACCCTGAATATGTACAAATATCCAGGATAGTTCTGGGCTTCCTTGATTTCTCAATTCTGAGATTTTGGTTCACTGTGGGATAAGACTTTAGGTTATTCCTAAGGGTTTCAggcaaaactgaattttttttttaatctacagaaCAGCCTGACTGTTCCGATAAGCAGAATTATTTGACACCTATTTAGGAGATTCTGCCTGGAGACGAGTTATGGAAAAATACAGCTCCactaaatggcaacctactccaatattcttgcctggaaagtcctgtggacagtggagcccgAAGGGCTGCTgtccaaggggtcgcacagagtcggagacaactgaagtgacttagcatgcatcaaagcattggagaaggaaatggcaagccactccaatattcttgcctggagaatcccagggacggaggagcctgctgggctgccctctgtggggtcgcgcagggtcggacacgactgaagcgacgcagcagcagcggcagaaactTCTCACTTTTCTCTCTTCAAACTCTGAGTTTCTCCTAGTCCAGCCATGCTCACAGAGGTTTTAAGCGGATTGATTAGTGCTTGAAAAGCACCTTTATACATGAAAAGTAGCTAAGTACTAATTTAATCTTTTAAAGTCTGGATTATTCCTGTTGCAGCTCTCATTTCATACTTTTTCCATAAGGTCACCAGATTGTAGACAGTTACTAGGACTAGAACTGTTCTATGACCCAACACGCAAAGTTGGCCCCCTGGGGCCGCAGGCGCGCGGGCCGCGCTTCCCCGCGGCGGCCGCCAGAGTGTGAGGTATTTGGCGCGAGCGCGCGCGAGTTCGGGAGCGTGCACGGGCTCGGGAGCGCGCGCGGGCTCGGGAGCGCGCGCGGGCTCGAGAAAGGCGGGCTGTCGGGAGCCACGACGACGTTGGTGGGCGCCCGTTGGTGGCGCACTCTCTAACGTCAGCGGCGAGCCACACGAGGCAGAGGCGGTGGCGGTGGCGTGGCCCTCGCTGGTGGGCcttggcggcggcggcgacgacgGAGCGTGTGTGAACCAGGACCGAGGTCGAGGTGCGCTCTCCCCCACAGAAATGACTGACAAAACTGTGTCCAACAGTGCCTTGGCGAGTCTTTTTGAGTGTCCGGTGTGTTTGAACCATGTCTTGTCTCCAATTACACAGTGCCAGAATGGCCACCTCGTTTGTAGTGAATGTCGCTCAAGGCTCACCCATTGTCCAACTTGCCGGGGCCCGCTGACAGGCGTTCGCAACTTGGCCATGGAGAGAGTGGCCGATTTAGTACTCTTCCCGTGTAGATACGCCTCTTCTGGATGCGGAGCAACCATGCGACCCACAGAAAAAGCAGACCACGAAGAACACTGTGAGTTTAGGCCCTGTCGTTGCCCTTGCCCTGGCACTTCCTGTGGGTGGCAAGGCGCCATGGATGCCGTTGTACCACACGTGATGCAGCACTACAACAGCTCCGTTTTAACCCTGCAGGGAGAAGTTGTCGTTTTCCTTGCAGTCAACATTAATCTGGCTGGTACCCTTGACTGGGTGATGGTGCAGTCCTGTTTTGGGTCTCAGTTCTTACTAATTTTGGAGAAACTGGAAATCCACGACGGTTTCCAGAAATTCTTTGCCGCTGTCCAGCTGATAGGAACACGCGAGCAAGCTGAACATTTTACTTATCGACTTGAGCTAAATGGTACGAGACGGCGATTGATGTGGGAAGCCACGCCTCTATCTATTCATGAGCGAATTGAAACAGCGTTTCTGAACTGTGACTGCCTACTCTTCCACCCCAGAGTTGCGGAACTTTTCGCAGAAAATGGCGATTTAAACATCAAGGTAACTATTTCCATGACTTGAAATGGTGATCAAACATTTTCTGACGAGTGTTTAAAACCAATACATTCAGTTTCGCAGAGAATAAGGCACCTGTCTTCCTACCAACCAGAAACTTTGGGTAGGTTGAAGTTAGAGACATTAAGCTGCAGAAGATGAAAGGCTGTTAAATACAGGAAACAGTTGCATGTAATAACACTAATAGATTTAAAATAAGCCAACAGTAAACCACTAGAAAATATAGGTATATTTATACCCGAGATGGGCATCTTTGGAATTAAAGTAGGAACCTTTGAAAACTAATTCTGAAGTTTTGTTTATGGTAGATTGAATGTACTGTTGAAAAATACTGGGTTCTTTTTTCTGTGCCTGAactgtgtgagtgcgtgtgtgtgtgtgtgtgcacacacatgcttgGATTTCTTCTCCTGTAACTCACGAGCCATATTGACTGGTCTTCGACCGCTGCATTTCCCTTCTGTGAGTCAATACATAGTGctcttgtgtgtgtatttttgagtgtgtgtttatgcatttgctaatttttaattctagtttttaatttaaaaaaattgactttcttttctgtaaaagaaaCTAAAACGACTCTTATTTATTTGATGTCACCACAAAGAGTTTTTCAGGGATTTGGAAATGAGAGCATTTTGTATTTGGTGTAGAGCAAAAAAAGCTATCCATGTAAGGGGTTTTCCCGATAGCtccactggtgaagaatctggctgcaatgcaggagagcatggttcgattgctgggtgggggaaaaatctgctggagagggataggctacccactccagtattcttgggcttcccttgtggctcagctggtaaagaactggcttgcaatgtgggagatctgggttggatatctgggttgggaagatgcctggagaaggaatggctacccactccagtattctggcctggacaagtccatggaatgtatagtcaatgtggtcgcaaagagtgggataagggataggctaccgactccaatattcttgggatTACCTTggggcccagctggtaaagaatccacctgcaatgtgggagatctggcttTGAACGGGTACCCATtgcagttttctggcctggacaattccgtGCACTGGATGCTCCTTGTGGTCAGAAAGAGTGGGAGGAGcgctaggctacccactgcagtatccttgggcttcccttgtggcccagctggtaaagaatccgcctgcaatgtgggaagttTGGGTTTgaccccgggttgggaagatgccctgcagaagggaaagccttacccactccaatatgctggcCTGGAGCATTACAAGGACTgtagatcgcctggagaagggaatgggtacccactggagtattctagcctggagaattccatggacttagaGTCCATGTGGTCAAAAGAGTGGGAGAAGGGATcgcctacccattccagtataactgggcttcccttgtggctcagctggtaaagaatccgcctgcactgtgggagacctgggttggattcctggattgggaatatcccctggagaagggaatggccacccactccagtattctggcctggagaattccatggactgtatatcctctggagaatggaatggctagccactccggtattctcgccaggagaattccatgcactgtgtactccatgtggtcacaaagagtgagagaaTGGAGAGACTACCCACTGCAACATTTTCGGGCTTtccctgtggcttagctggtaaagaatctgcctgcaatgtgggagatctgggttcgatcccttggttgggaagatcccctggagaagggaaaggctacccacgccagtattctggcctggtgaattccatggactgtatcgtccatgtggtcgcaaagtgTGGGAGAAGGGATTGGATACCCGCTTctctattcttgggcttcctttgtggctcagctggtaaagaatcaggctgcaaagtgggagatctcagtatgatccctggttgggaagattccctggagaatggaaaggctatgcactctaggactctggcctgcagaattccacagactgtagatcccctggagaagggaatgactacccactccagcattctggcctggagaagccatggactctacagtccatgcattcacaagagtcagacagtcCTGAGCGACTTTCTTTCATTGCAGATTAGCTAAAATGCCATGGAAATTAGGTTTCAAAACTCAGACTTGGAATTTGAGTTCATCAATAGACTAGATTCATTTTCATGTGAATCTTGGTATTGTatgtctcttccttcttccttaaacatttcattacatttttcaCAAATATCTCTTAACAGGTTGTGATGAGATATTTCTCTTCCAGGACTGATTAAAAGATATTCATTTGGATTTATAACCAAATCTCTATGAGAAAAACAAGTCGGACTATGACTCCTACAGTCAATGCAGGAATATTaataccactgaattgtatacctTTCTATCAATGTCACCTTTTCAGTTACCTTGctcaaagcaaaacagaaaggTAAAAGCTAATAATCTGATCTGAAGCTACCAAGGGTTGAAACAGGCAGGTTATTGAAAGGTGCTGAGAGAACATGTGGCTGTGTCATTGTTTTTAACTCTGAACAAGTTCAAAGTTGTTAGCGAGTTGTTAGTTGCTCTAAAATTAGTTCCTAAACTCTATAATAAAGATTTGATAGACAACAAGGTCttaatgtatagcacagtgaactatatttaatatcctgtgataaaccataaaggaatcactttgctgtgcagcagaaattaacacaacattgtgaatccactatactccagtaatttttttttttaagagtaagatTTCTTAGTTTACTGCATCTACCTACGGGAATGAGGATCTACTCTTCTCCATGATATAGATCATATTTACTTAATGGTCTTCCGGGCTAGCTCTACGCATTACATTGTTAAGGATGTCAAACATTTAACAACCTTGTCATGTTAATTATTGATTTTGCAAGCCTTACTTTTGGAAATAATGCTTTACTTGCTTTTGCCCTCTTAGGAGTTCTGTAGTATAGtctctaaaaaattaaatgaagaaaatcaatAATTACATCACAAATAAAGATATGCATATTaaattttgatgtttttgaaacTATTGCTATATTAAAAATGAGTTGAACATTTAAACCATAAATTGTCTTAGGAATATATGTGCTCAACGATATCAACTGCATTTAACCAGTTAAAGCAATAATAATGAagatatgaacaaagctagaatACTGGACAAGCTATCTTTAATGCAAAAGTAGAGAAGAATCATCTATGATATTCAATAGGAAATCTAAATAGTTAACCTCTAGGGGgaccgaagaaggcaatggcaccccactccagtactcctgcctggaaaatcccatggacggaggagcctggtaggctgcagtccatggggtcgctaagagttcaACCTGACTTAgtgatttcactttgacttttcactttcatgcatgggaggaggacatggcaactccctccagtgttcttgcctggagaatcccagggacgggggagcctggtgggctgccgtccatggggtcgctaagagtccaacacgactgaagcgacttagcagcagcagcagcagcagcagcacg
The nucleotide sequence above comes from Capricornis sumatraensis isolate serow.1 chromosome X, serow.2, whole genome shotgun sequence. Encoded proteins:
- the LOC138071007 gene encoding LOW QUALITY PROTEIN: E3 ubiquitin-protein ligase SIAH1-like (The sequence of the model RefSeq protein was modified relative to this genomic sequence to represent the inferred CDS: inserted 2 bases in 1 codon) encodes the protein MTQHAKLAPWGRRRAGRASPRRPPECEVFGASAREFGSVHGLGSARGLGSARGLEKGGLSGATTTLRRATRGRGGGGGVALAGGPWRRRRRRSVCEPGPRSRCAXSPTEMTDKTVSNSALASLFECPVCLNHVLSPITQCQNGHLVCSECRSRLTHCPTCRGPLTGVRNLAMERVADLVLFPCRYASSGCGATMRPTEKADHEEHCEFRPCRCPCPGTSCGWQGAMDAVVPHVMQHYNSSVLTLQGEVVVFLAVNINLAGTLDWVMVQSCFGSQFLLILEKLEIHDGFQKFFAAVQLIGTREQAEHFTYRLELNGTRRRLMWEATPLSIHERIETAFLNCDCLLFHPRVAELFAENGDLNIKVTISMT